Proteins found in one Aspergillus puulaauensis MK2 DNA, chromosome 8, nearly complete sequence genomic segment:
- a CDS encoding putative NUDIX family hydrolase (COG:L;~EggNog:ENOG410PNH9;~InterPro:IPR015797,IPR000086;~go_function: GO:0016787 - hydrolase activity [Evidence IEA]) — protein MIQRLRLLRPLAFTSSRPQPPVTAKHSMTSFTSPPDNGLGSLPVSCPPELSKEALSKFPAFRIWFATLQRSLARQNHPSHEFHSDPYVLRNIDVQAVDFFGAGRLGFVKLKAEVSNAGGENLPGSVFLRGGSVGMLLILQSDHVPPSSEDSKWAVLTIQPRIPAGSLAFSEIPAGMLDDSGTFAGKAAEEIQEETGLTIPQSDLVDMTSTALQSMDKPAEGETLQDAVYPSAGGSDEFIPLFLCEKRMPRKDIEALQGKLTGLRQHSEKITLKLVPLKDLWKEGIRDGKTLAAWALYMGLKKENRL, from the exons ATGATTCAGAGACTGAGACTGCTCCGGCCGCTTGCTTTCACGTCCTCGCGACCACAGCCTCCAGTAACTGCGAAACACTCAATGACGTCCTTCACCAGCCCCCCCGACAATGGCCTGGGATCCTTACCCGTCAGCTGTCCACCAGAGCTGTCTAAAGAGGCATTGTCTAAGTTCCCAGCTTTTCGCATCTGGTTTGCAACGCTGCAACGGTCTTTAGCCCGCCAAAATCACCCTTCGCACGAATTCCACAGCGACCCCTATGTTCTGCGCAACATCGATGTACAAGCTGTGGATTTCTTCGGGGCAGGCAGATTAGGCTTCGTGAAGTTGAAAGCAGAAGTATCCAATGCCGGCGGCGAGAACCTTCCTGGAAGTGTCTTTTTGCGAGGCGGAAGCGTTGGGATGTTG CTTATACTTCAATCGGACCATGTTCCTCCATCTTCAGAAGATTCTAAGTGGGCGGTCCTCACAATACAGCCGCGTATTCCCGCCGGATCCCTCGCGTTCTCCGAGATCCCAGCAGGTATGCTTGATGACAGCGGCACGTTTGCGGGgaaggcggcggaggagatcCAGGAAGAAACAGGCTTGACGATACCTCAGAGCGACCTGGTGGATATGACGTCAACTGCACTGCAATCGATGGATAAACCCGCGGAGGGCGAGACACTACAAGATGCTGTATACCCATCAGCTGGAGGTAGCGATGAGTTCATACCCTTGTTCCTATGCGAAAAGCGGATGCCGCGTAAGGACATTGAGGCCTTACAGGGGAAATTGACGGGCCTAAGACAGCACTCGGAGAAGATCACCCTGAAATTAGTACCGCTTAAGGATTTGTGGAAAGAGGGCATACGGGACGGCAAAACTCTCGCGGCTTGGGCGCTATACATGGGTTTGAAAAAAGAGAACAGACTTTGA
- a CDS encoding MutT/nudix family protein (COG:L;~EggNog:ENOG410PJH1;~InterPro:IPR020084,IPR000086,IPR015797;~PFAM:PF00293;~go_function: GO:0016787 - hydrolase activity [Evidence IEA]), whose product MAEPLYAKSKFLSKGPLDPEEARWAKLVKTTYRDPNGIERTWESAERLTRPANCEIDGVGIVTILNKSSGPELLLQKQYRPPIDKVVIEVPAGLIDPNETVEDCAVRELKEETGYVGVADKTSTVMYNDPGFCNTNLNMVHVRVDMSLPENQNPKPQLEDNEFIECFTLPLSSLFDELKRLEAEGFAIDARIGTIAEGIELAKTLKL is encoded by the exons ATGGCGGAACCCTTGTACGCCAAGTCGAAGTTTCTATCAAAAGGACCCCTG GATCCTGAAGAAGCGAGGTGGGCAAAACTAGTCAAGACGACCTATCGCGACCCCAATGGCATTGAAAGGACCTGGGAATCGGCGGAACGCCTG ACTCGGCCCGCAAATTGTGAGATAGATGGCGTCGGAATTGTGACCATCCTGAACAAGTCCAGCGGCCCGGAGCTCCTCCTTCAGAAGCAGTACAGACCCCCGATCGACAAGGTGGTCATCGAAGTGCCAGCCGGCCTCATCGATCCTAACGAGACAGTCGAGGACTGTGCTGTGCGTGAACTCAAGGAAGAAACAGGCTACGTAGGCGTAGCTGACAAGACAAGCACTGTCATGTATAACG ACCCAGGGTTCTGTAACACAAACCTTAACATGGTCCATGTCCGCGTGGACATGTCTTTGCCTGAAAATCAGAACCCCAAGCCACAACTCGAGGACAATGAGTTCATCGAGTGCTTCACTCTCCCATTATCTTCCTTGTTCGATGAGTTGAAAAGGCTGGAAGCCGAGGGGTTTGCTATCGATGCTCGAATCGGGACGATAGCGGAGGGTATTGAGCTGGCGAAGACGCTGAAGCTTTGA
- a CDS encoding HAD family hydrolase (COG:S;~EggNog:ENOG410PJGF;~InterPro:IPR041492,IPR006439,IPR023198,IPR036412, IPR023214;~PFAM:PF00702,PF13419;~go_function: GO:0016787 - hydrolase activity [Evidence IEA]): protein MAKITEIFFDCDNTLVLSEELAFEACADLANEILEKQGLTVRYTGDELIKDFVGQNFRGMMQSLQAKFKFELSKDELEAYVTKEEDKVIAKLLEKARPCVGATEQVEKLFDDGKYGLAVVSSSALRRVRASIEKVGQDKFFDHDKVFSAATSLPKPTSKPDPAVYLHALEKCGKKAEETVTVEDSVSGALSAVRAKIAVIGYVGSYPGEEKQKEMSERLSELGAQVIMKDWSEFPQCLKEIEGRAVTPAL from the exons ATGGCTAAG ATCACCGAGATTTTCTTTGACTGCGACAACACTCTGGTCCTCTCAGAGGAGTTGGCCTTTGAGGCATGCGCTGATCTTGCCAATGAGATTCTAGAGAAGCAGGGTCTCACCGTCCGCTATACTGGTGATGAGCTCATCAAGGATTTCGTCGGTCAGAACTTTCGCGGCATGATGCAGTCCCTTCAGGCCAAATTCAAGTTTGAGCTCAGCAAGGACGAGCTCGAGGCCTATGTTACaaaggaggaagacaaggTCATTGCTAAGCTGCTCGAGAAGGCGAGGCCTTGTGTTGGTGCCACCGAGCAGGTTGAAAAGCTGTTCGACGACGGGAAATACGGCCTTGCTGTCGTTTCCTCCTCTGCTCTCCGCCGTGTCCGCGCGTCCATCGAGAAGGTTGGACAGGACAAGTTCTTCGACCACGACAAGGTGTTCAGTGCCGCCACTTCTCTCCCCAAGCCTACCTCCAAGCCTGACCCCGCCGTCTACCTGCACGCTCTCGAGAAGTGCGGAAAGAAGGCTGAGGAGACTGTCACCGTTGAAGACAGTGTCTCCGGTGCTTTGAGTGCCGTGCGTGCCAAGATCGCAGTTATTGGTTATGTCGGTAGCTACCCcggcgaggagaagcagaaagagaTGAGCGAGCGCCTCTCCGAGCTTGGTGCTCAGGTCATCATGAAAGACTGGAGTGAATTCCCACAGTGCCTAAAGGAAATTGAAGGCCGGGCTGTTACTCCTGCTctatag
- a CDS encoding initiator tRNA phosphoribosyl transferase family protein (BUSCO:EOG09261N2L;~COG:A;~EggNog:ENOG410PIAH;~InterPro:IPR033421,IPR033449,IPR007306;~PFAM:PF04179,PF17184;~go_function: GO:0043399 - tRNA A64-2'-O-ribosylphosphate transferase activity [Evidence IEA];~go_process: GO:0019988 - charged-tRNA amino acid modification [Evidence IEA]), whose product MGNIANPDFPVSVSSLHFPSTELPSVSQTLASLRRSALSVNNRLRSIDADAAFVREVADHYGLPLVANERCGSWYIPPEIKSGSAYFKSTDGHTGQWDFSFRRLNLQILPLAREHGGCIIVDSTRRGKLMPDALSKTIPIWCAVFNRALFPSETTYHSVELPPNYLGPSEESQIAKRIDSFVHSLKSLKLDLDDLRKQLGKPIRVAWANRTYFHPTDLRKSEDCNLFVLCSASKRVHGAEISEGGYIQGAGDDSEAWAHGLTPPVFWAHKHTLLARSEEDLPEVIENLTRENCKQTSGQQATPVTPSRNLYISQGDPGLAENDIYDLVIDCNGTPEATEATESNPKRLNLGCISSKQGGRDLRNHLDKVRDFVASHLSSNPSQSLLVMCESGKDLSAGALLTIICLFYNDAGTPLYQHHFKLFLN is encoded by the exons ATGGGTAATATTGCCAATCCAGACTTCCCCGTGTCCGTGTCGTCGCTTCATTTCCCCTCCACCGAGCTGCCATCTGTGTCTCAGACGCTAGCCTCGTTGCGACGATCCGCCCTTTCCGTGAACAACCGACTGCGGTCGATTGATGCCGACGCAGCCTTTGTCCGCGAGGTCGCTGATCACTATGGTCTTCCTCTGGTTGCCAATGAAAGATGCGGCAGTTGGTACATCCCGCCTGAGATCAAGTCCGGGAGCGCATATTTCAAGAGCACCGACGGTCACACCGGCCAGTGGGACTTCAGCTTTCGAAGACTAAACCTGCAGATTCTCCCACTTGCCCGGGAGCATGGGGG TTGTATCATAGTGGATTCCACGCGCCGTGGCAAAT TGATGCCCGATGCCTTGTCGAAAACTATTCCTATCTGGTGTGCCGTCTTCAACAGAGCGCTCTTCCCTTCGGAGACTACATATCATTCCGTGGAATTGCCGCCAAATTATCTAGGGCCATCCGAAGAGTCGCAAATTGCAAAAAGGATCGACAGCTTTGTCCATTCACTCAAG AGTCTTAAACTTGATCTGGATGATCTCAGAAAACAACTAGGCAAACCGATTCGGGTCGCCTGGGCAAATCGAACGTATTTCCACCCAACTGACCTACGCAAAAGCGAAGATTGTAATCTGTTTGTTCTTTGCTCGGCTTCAAAACGGGTTCATGGTGCTGAGATATCCGAAGGTGGATATATCCAGGGTGCAGGTGATGACAGCGAGGCTTGGGCCCATGGTTTAACACCACCCGTATTTTGGGCTCACAAGCATACACTCCTCGCACGATCAGAAGAAGACCTGCCCGAGGTAATTGAGAATCTGACGCGGGAAAACTGTAAGCAGACTTCCGGTCAACAAGCGACGCCTGTTACGCCGTCTCGGAATCTTTATATTAGCCAAGGAGATCCGGGTTTGGCTGAGAATGACATTTATGATCTTGTCATCGATTGCAATGGCACGCCAGAGGCCACTGAAGCCACGGAAAGCAACCCGAAACGCCTGAACCTAGGCTGTATATCTTCGAAACAAGGTGGCCGTGACCTACGAAACCATTTGGACAAGGTTCGGGATTTTGTGGCTTCTCATTTGAGTTCAAATCCGTCACAATCCCTGCTTGTCATGTGCGAGTCCGGAAAAGATCTTTCTGCCGGGGCCTTGCTCACAATAATATGTTTATTCTATAACGATGCTGGTACGCCGCTCTACCAACACCATTTCAAGTTATTCTTAAACTGA
- a CDS encoding aldo/keto reductase family protein (COG:S;~EggNog:ENOG410PIJJ;~InterPro:IPR018170,IPR020471,IPR036812,IPR023210;~PFAM:PF00248;~go_function: GO:0016491 - oxidoreductase activity [Evidence IEA];~go_process: GO:0055114 - oxidation-reduction process [Evidence IEA]), producing the protein MSNKLDFTDVLPLPNSSVKIPRLGFGVYRSPAAQTTKSTLKALEAGYRHIDTAQFYANEKEVGEAIRNSGLPRSEIFVTTKILAPAGSPEETYKKISDSVDKIGGKDGYVDLFLIHSSSSGSAGRKELWQALERLLEEGRTKSIGVSNFGVKHIEELKPFAKVWPPHVNQIELHPWSQQRVIDAYCKKHGIIVEAYSPIVRNYKANDPTLVELAKKYNKATQQVLIRYALQKGWVPLPKTDDPERIVSNADVFDFDISDEDIAVLNALDQGSAGAIVEAVENE; encoded by the exons ATGTCGAACAAACTCGACTTCACGGACGTCCTACCTCTTCCGAATTCATCGGTTAAGATCCCGCGACTTGGGTTCGGTGTCTATCGCTCCCCAGCCGCGCAAACCACAAAGTCGACTCTCAAGGCGCTTGAGGCAGGATATCGACACATAGACACAGCGCAATTCTATGCGAACGAGAAAGAGGTTGGGGAGGCGATCCGAAACTCCGGTCTTCCCCGCAGCGAAATCTTCGTGACCACTAAGATCCTCGCCCCCGCGGGTTCGCCTGAAGAAACCTACAAAAAGATATCCGACAGCGTGGATAAGATTGGTGGCAAGGATGGATACGTGGACCTTTTTCTCATACACAGCTCTAGCTCCGGGTCGGCTGGCCGCAAGGAGCTTTGGCAGGCGTTGGAAAGGCTGCTAGAGGAAGGCAGGACAAAGAGTATCGGAGTCAGCAACTTTGGCGTGAAGCATATTGAAGAACTGAAGCCATTCGCAAAGGTCTGGCCGCCACATGTCAACCAGATTGAG CTCCACCCATGGTCACAGCAGCGGGTAATCGACGCGTACTGCAAGAAGCACGGAATAATCGTCGAGGCGTATTCGCCAATCGTTCGAAATTACAAGGCCAACGACCCTACCCTCGTCGAACTTGCCAAGAAGTACAACAAGGCGACACAACAAGTTCTGATACGCTACGCATTGCAAAAGGGATGGGTCCCGCTACCAAAAACGGATGACCCGGAGCGCATTGTTTCCAACGCCGATGTATTCGACTTCGATATCTCCGATGAGGACATTGCTGTGTTGAATGCACTGGATCAGGGAAGTGCGGGGGCCATAGTAGAGGCTGTTGAGAACGAGTAG
- a CDS encoding alpha-actinin, sarcomeric (f-actin cross linking protein) (COG:Z;~EggNog:ENOG410PIF3;~InterPro:IPR011992,IPR002048,IPR014837,IPR018247, IPR001715,IPR001589,IPR036872;~PFAM:PF08726,PF00307,PF11971;~go_function: GO:0005509 - calcium ion binding [Evidence IEA];~go_function: GO:0005515 - protein binding [Evidence IEA]) has product MLTVDESWVNVQQKTFTKWLNNKLKVRDIVLNNLVQELSNGVTLIHLLEILGGDSLGRYAANPKLRVQKFENVNKSLDFIKGRGIQMTNIGAEDIVDGNQKIVLGLIWTLILRFTISDINEEGMTAKAGLLLWCQRKTACYEDVEVRDFSSSWNDGLAFCALLDIHRPDLIDYDSLDKNDHRGNMKLAFDIAANEVGIPDLLDVDDVCDVARPDERSLMTYIAYWFHAFSQLERVENAGRRVEKFVNNMHGAWEMQNSYEKRMRELLRLIKTQREDWTNSSFEGTYKDAKEQASQFAMYKRNQKRQWVAEKSDLAALLGNIKTKLSTYRLRAYDPPPDLSSEACDQEWECMTRDEHERSQLINETIRDIKNALRRSFADKANDFALTLKTLSLAISGLDGDVADQLAHVKRLNDNLPPLDAFLETIADLEEQCQEANVEENDYTTFTLDELAYELSLVKSSISKKMAFLDNQLVARNMTNLTPIQLEEFESVFRHFDRDSSNTLQELEFSAALASLGLVYDEEEMHEVYVETCGPTRLSQNGGVSFEQFIRFMVSVTEDQNTAEQVFQSFREVADGKPYVTELDLRHSLIPDEIIEHLVKSMPQHDGPDLLEDRELPKYDYISFMEKMMDENKNRAAINGAE; this is encoded by the exons ATGTTGACGGTTGATGAGTCGTGGGTTAATGTGCAGCAGAAGACATTCACAAAATG GCTCAACAATAAGTTAAAAGTGAGGGACATTGTCCTGAATAATTTGGTACAGGAACTTTCCAATGGC GTTACCCTtatccatctcctcgagaTCCTCGGCGGAGACTCGCTTGGTCGATACGCCGCCAACCCGAAGCTTCGAGTACAAAAGTTCGAAAATGTCAACAAAAGTCTCGACTTTATCAAGGGGCGCGGAATCCAAATGACCAATATCGGTGCGGAGGACATTGTCGATGGTAACCAGAAGATTGTCCTTGGTTTGATTTGGACGCTTATTCTCCGATTCACCATCAGCGATATCAATGAAGAGGGTATGACAGCGAAGGCGGGTCTCCTGCTTTGGTGTCAAAGAAAGACCGCCTGCTACGAGGACGTGGAGGTTCGAGACTTCTCGTCTAGTTGGAACGACGGTCTCGCATTTTGTGCTCTTTTAGATATCCACCGTCCGGACCTGATCGACTATGATTCGCTGGACAAGAATGACCACCGCGGAAATATGAAACTGGCCTTCGATATTGCTGCGAATGAAGTTGGCATTCCCGATCTTCTTGATGTTGACGACGTCTGTGATGTTGCCAGGCCCGATGAACGATCGTTGATGACTTACATTGCGTACTGGTTCCATGCCTTTTCTCAGCTTGAGAGGGTAGAGAATGCAGGTCGTCGAGTTGAGAAGTTTGTTAACAACATGCACGGAGCATGGGAGATGCAAAACTCGTacgagaagagaatgagAGAACTCTTACGCTTGATTAAGACTCAGCGCGAGGACTGGACGAACTCGTCTTTCGAAGGGACATACAAGGATGCTAAGGAGCAGGCCTCCCAGTTTGCCATGTATAAGCGGAATCAGAAGCGCCAGTGGGTGGCTGAAAAGTCAGATCTCGCAGCTCTTCTGGGGAATATAAAAACGAAGCTTAGCACATATCGCCTGCGGGCCTACGATCCACCGCCAGACTTATCTTCCGAAGCCTGCGACCAGGAGTGGGAATGCATGACCCGTGATGAGCATGAACGGAGTCAACTCATTAACGAGACCATTCGAGATATAAAGAATGCTCTGCGGCGTTCCTTTGCTGACAAGGCGAATGACTTTGCCCTGACACTTAAGACCCTGTCTCTTGCGATCTCGGGTCTGGATGGGGATGTTGCAGATCAACTTGCCCATGTCAAGAGACTTAATGATAACTTGCCGCCCCTTGATGCTTTCCTGGAGACTATTGCAGACCTGGAGGAGCAGTGCCAGGAAGCGAATGTTGAAGAGAATGATTACACAACTTTTACACTGGATGAACTCGCTTACGAGCTGAGCCTCGTCAAATCAAGCATATCCAAGAAGATGGCTTTCCTGGACAACCAACTTGTTGCGCGGAACATGACGAATCTCACGCCAATTCAACTAGAAGAGTTTGAATCAGTATTCCGACATTTTGACCGCGACTCTTCCAATACGCTTCAAGAGCTGGAATTCTCAGCCGCTTTGGCTAGTTTGGGTCTTGTgtatgacgaggaggagatgcACGAGGTTTACGTGGAGACTTGCGGTCCTACTAGACTGTCCCAGAACGGCGGTGTCAGTTTCGAACAGTTTATTCGTTTCATGGTCAGCGTAACAGAGGACCAGAATACTGCAGAGCAGGTATTCCAAAGTTTCCGCGAGGTTGCGGACGGCAAA CCCTATGTCACAGAGCTTGACCTTCGACATTCACTCATACCAgacgagatcatcgaacATCTTGTCAAGAGTATGCCTCAGCATGACGGCCCGGATCTTTTGGAGGACAGGGAGCTCCCAAAATACGACTATATCAGCTTcatggagaagatgatggatgAGAATAAAAACCGCGCCGCTATTAATGGTGCCGAGTGA
- a CDS encoding putative RNA binding protein (COG:A;~EggNog:ENOG410PQ3J;~InterPro:IPR000504,IPR025715,IPR035979,IPR012677;~PFAM:PF13865,PF00076;~go_function: GO:0003676 - nucleic acid binding [Evidence IEA]): protein MDRSLDEIIAERPQRQSRGQNRGGRNQGRRSNGVKKPYRDERVDLDLDWVHDKYEDDRDTRPSRGSRRPRGDRYSPSPERGAPSASGTRLRIENLHYDITETDLEELFRQIGSISNVSLVYDRAGRSEGVAYVTYARHSDAKTAIAEFDGANAKGQPIRISITSSAPRRGRNPFDNVEKPKGSLFDRVERPGGRDARSLSPTGNRSESAEDGGRRRRGRRGGANYRRSDVSKPAPEHIDRYIPGQRSPARRGGGGGGRRQGGENKESRRGGNPRPKKTQEQLDQEMEDYWGSGAAPGAAEQAEQTAPAPAAAAEEPAAAAPAGDDDIDMIE, encoded by the exons ATGGACCGCAGCTTGGATGAGATCATCGCAGAGCGCCCT CAGAGGCAGAGTCGCGGCCAGAACAGGGGTGGCCGGAACCAAGGCCGCCGCTCAAACGGCGTAAAAAAG CCTTATAGAGATGAACGTGTTGACTTGGACCT GGATTGGGTCCATGACAAGTATGAAGACGACCGAGACA CACGCCCGTCCCGTGGCTCTCGACGGCCTCGTGGTGACCGATACTCCCCGTCTCCGGAACG GGGCGCGCCTTCGGCTTCGGGAACCAGACTTCGCATTGAGAATCTCCACTACGATATCACAGAGACCGATCTCGAA GAGTTATTCCGTCAGATCGGATCCATCTCGAACGTATCTCTTGTCTACGACCGCGCCGGACGCTCTGAGGGAGTTGCCTATGTTACGTACGCCCGCCACAGCGATGCGAAAACAGCGATCGCGGAGTTCGATGGTGCCAACGCCAAGGGCCAACCCATTCGTATTTCGATAACTTCCTCCGCACCACGACGAGGTCGGAATCCATTCGACAACGTCGAAAAGCCAAAGGGCAGCCTCTTTGACCGCGTTGAGAGACCGGGCGGCCGCGACGCTCGCAGTTTAAGCCCCACTGGAAACCGGAGCGAAAGCGCTGAGGATGGCGGGCGCCGTCGCCGTGGCCGTCGTGGAGGTGCAAACTACCGTCGCAGCGACGTATCCAAGCCTGCTCCCGAACACATTGATCGTTATATCCCCGGCCAACGGTCCCCGGCCCGccgcggtggtggtggtggtggtcgacGACAGGGAGGCGAGAACAAAGAATCCCGCCGTGGAGGCAACCCGCGACCCAAGAAGACACAGGAGCAGCTCGaccaggagatggaggattACTGGGGTAGTGGTGCCGCCCCTGGTGCAGCCGAACAGGCAGAACAAACAGCACCTGCTCCTGCGgccgctgctgaagagcCCGCCGCGGCAGCACCGGCTGGtgacgacgacatcgacatGATTGAATAG
- a CDS encoding WD40 repeat domain-containing protein (COG:I;~EggNog:ENOG410PHGQ;~InterPro:IPR036322,IPR015943,IPR019775,IPR001680, IPR017986;~PFAM:PF00400;~go_function: GO:0005515 - protein binding [Evidence IEA]) — protein sequence MASDIPKVVPLTCHGHSRPVPHISFSSTVEDDQYYLVSACKDNNPMLRDGITGDWIGTFLGHKGAVWQARLSTDANIAATAAADFSAKVWDTHTGESLHTLQHNHIVRAVAFPLQPSPQVLATGGYEKKLRIFDLTRSGGSSNGSSPTAPSQTAADNGAPATSYEIGPGVHGGIIKSIIWNRDYNILTTAADDRKIRWWDLRSRHPVVEHIVDGNIGSCELNTLASRPNDPGILSVAAGKSVYLFDGLNPGRLLKKIDFRYEVASAAVNNDTARLVTGSADDTWARVYDLHTDEELEVQKGHHGPIWSVSFSPDGKLYGTGSEDGTIKLWKACREGYGLWR from the exons ATGGCTTCAG ATATCCCTAAAGTTGTGCCTTTAACTTGCCACGGACACTCTCGTCCTGTGCCGCATATTAGTTTTTCGTCCACTGTCGAGGACGACCAATATTATCTTGTTTCTGCTTGTAAAG ATAACAATCCTATGCTTCGGGATGGTATCACCGGCGATTG GATCGGCACTTTCCTCGGTCACAAAGGAGCGGTATGGCAGGCACGCCTGTCGACCGACGCTAACATAGCTgcaactgctgctgcggattTCTCGGC CAAGGTCTGGGATACCCATACAGGCGAATCTCTGCACACTCTACAACACAACCACATTGTCCGAGCGGTCGCGTTCCCTCTCCAACCATCTCCCCAAGTCCTCGCAACTGGCGGCTACGAGAAAAAGCTCCGAATCTTCGATCTAACACGCAGCGGTGGCAGTAGCAACGGCTCCTCCCCAACAGCCCCCTCACAAACTGCAGCAGATAATGGCGCCCCCGCGACAAGCTACGAAATCGGCCCCGGCGTTCACGGCGGCATCATCAAATCTATCATTTGGAATCGCGACTACAACATCCTGACAACAGCCGCCGACGACCGCAAAATCCGCTGGTGGGATCTCCGCTCCCGTCACCCAGTCGTTGAACACATTGTAGATGGCAACATCGGTAGCTGTGAACTGAACACTCTCGCAAGTCGCCCGAACGACCCGGGTATCCTCTCCGTCGCCGCCGGAAAGAGCGTCTACCTTTTCGACGGCCTCAACCCGGGCAGACTTCTCAAGAAAATCGACTTCCGATATGAGGTTGCTAGCGCGGCCGTGAACAATGATACCGCGCGTCTAGTTACGGGGAGTGCGGATGACACTTGGGCACGCGTATACGACCTGCATACGGATGAGGAGCTTG AAGTTCAGAAGGGTCATCACGGCCCTATCTGGTCTGTCAGTTTCTCACCCGACGGTAAATTATACGGAACTGGAAGTGAAGACGGAACGATCAAGCTCTGGAAGGCTTGTAGAGAGGGGTATGGCTTGTGGCGCTGA